The following proteins are encoded in a genomic region of Nicotiana sylvestris chromosome 4, ASM39365v2, whole genome shotgun sequence:
- the LOC138890609 gene encoding uncharacterized protein, with the protein MTIGAQREKRVQRHNRKDVEKNYRAKKSLMCGIGPDEYNKVSASDTAKKIWEALQTTHQGTTQVKQYKIDMLTAEYEHFRMKGDESIQDMHIRFTSIINELHSLGDVIPRNKLVRKILNVLPGSWESKLNAITEPKDL; encoded by the coding sequence ATGACCATTGGTGCCCAAAGGGAGAAGAGAGTACAGCGACATAATAGAAAAGatgtagaaaagaactatcgtgccaagaaaagcttgatgtgtggcataggacctgatgagtacaacaaAGTATCAGCCTCTGATACTGCCAAAAAAATATGGGAAGCCTTACAAACTACACACCAAGGAACCACTCAAGTCAAACAATACAAGATCGACATGCTCACCGCTGAATACGAGCACTTCAGGATGAAGGGTGATGAGTCCATACAAGATATGCACAtcagattcacctccatcataaatgagcttcactcacttggagatgtcattcccagaaacaagcttgtaaggaaaattctCAATGTTCTACCTGGGTCTTGGGAAAGTAAGCTAAATGCCATCACAGAACCTAAAGATCTATAG
- the LOC138890610 gene encoding MAR-binding filament-like protein 1, which translates to MAVETEAMKYDSLFVLMAQSDDDYEEDEDDEVNFRDVQRNMKSYSSKKLRSLSNVLIDAYYSVVNDKEILTVELWEAEQSRDDLVVCVVDLNETITNLELEKEALNEKRTSVENERNDLMVVVVDQKETIEGFSNEKHSLEERIASTEEERDDLLVICADLEETIEGHNREHRNISLGKGKEVASESHILLEKELTAVKTSLCSELERNQQLQFELEKVRNDLEKSLKWTWSSNVVTTIYLNNSGNKHGIGF; encoded by the coding sequence atggcagtggaaactgaagcaatGAAGTACGATTCACTGTTCGTGCTGATGGCTCAGTCAGATGATGActatgaagaagatgaagacgatgaggtaaacttcagggatgttcagagaaatatgAAATCCTATTCCTCTAAGAAACTAAGGTCTTTATCAAATGTCCTAATTGACGCTTATTATAGTGTTGTAAATGATAAGGAGATCTTGACTGTAGAACTATGGGAGgccgaacaatctagagatgatctagtgGTCTGTGTAGTTGACTTAAATGAAACCATAACTAATCTTGAACTAGAGAAGGAGGCCCTAAATGAAAAAAGAACCAGTGTGGAGAATGAGAGAAACGATTTGATGGTAGTAGTAGTTGATCaaaaagaaacaatagaaggttTTAGCAATGAGAAACATTCcttagaagaaagaattgcctccacTGAAGAGGAAAGAGATGACCTTCTAGTGATATGCGCtgatctagaggaaaccattgagggacataatagagaacataggaatataagtcttgggaaagggaaggaagtagccAGTGAGTCGCACATCTTGCTGGAAAAAGAGTTAACTGCTGTAAAAACTAGTCTTTGCAGTGAACTCGAGAGGAATCAACAACTCCAATTTGAgttggagaaagtaagaaatgatcttgagaaatccTTGAAGTGGACTTGGTCCTCAAATGTTGTTACTACTATATATCTAAACAATAGTGGGAACAAGCATGGCATCGGGTtctaa